One part of the Rattus rattus isolate New Zealand chromosome 14, Rrattus_CSIRO_v1, whole genome shotgun sequence genome encodes these proteins:
- the S1pr3 gene encoding sphingosine 1-phosphate receptor 3, translated as MASTHAQGHPPVLGNDTLREHYDYVGKLAGRLRDPPEGSTLITTILFLVTCSFIVLENLMVLIAIWKNNKFHNRMYFFIGNLALCDLLAGIAYKVNILMSGRKTFSLSPTVWFLREGSMFVALGASTCSLLAIAIERHLTMIKMRPYDANKKHRVFLLIGMCWLIAFSLGALPILGWNCLENFPDCSTILPLYSKKYIAFLISIFTAILVTIVILYARIYFLVKSSSRRVANHNSERSMALLRTVVIVVSVFIACWSPLFILFLIDVACRAKECSILFKSQWFIMLAVLNSAMNPVIYTLASKEMRRAFFRLVCGCLVKGKGTQASPMQPALDPSRSKSSSSNNSSSHSPKVKEDLPHVATSSCVSDKTRSLQNGVLCK; from the coding sequence ATGGCATCCACGCATGCGCAGGGCCACCCGCCAGTCTTGGGGAATGATACTCTCCGGGAACATTACGATTACGTGGGGAAGCTGGCAGGCAGGCTGCGGGACCCCCCTGAGGGTAGCACCCTCATCACCACCATCCTCTTCTTGGTCACCTGTAGCTTCATCGTCTTGGAGAACCTGATGGTTTTGATTGCcatctggaaaaacaataaatttcACAACCGCATGTACTTTTTCATCGGCAACTTGGCTCTCTGCGACCTGCTGGCCGGCATAGCCTACAAGGTCAACATTCTGATGTCCGGTAGGAAGACGTTCAGCCTGTCTCCAACAGTGTGGTTCCTCAGGGAGGGCAGTATGTTCGTAGCCCTGGGCGCATCCACATGCAGCTTATTGGCCATTGCCATTGAGCGGCACCTGACCATGATCAAGATGAGGCCGTACGACGCCAACAAGAAACACCGCGTGTTCCTTCTGATTGGGATGTGCTGGCTAATTGCCTTCTCGCTGGGTGCCCTGCCCATCCTGGGCTGGAACTGCCTGGAGAACTTTCCCGACTGCTCTACCATCTTGCCCCTCTACTCCAAGAAATACATTGCCTTCCTCATCAGCATCTTCACAGCCATTCTGGTGACCATCGTCATCTTGTACGCGCGCATCTACTTCCTGGTCAAGTCCAGCAGCCGCAGGGTGGCCAACCACAACTCCGAGAGATCCATGGCCCTTCTGCGGACCGTAGTGATCGTGGTGAGCGTGTTCATCGCCTGTTGGTCCCCccttttcatcctcttcctcatcgACGTGGCCTGTAGGGCGAAGGAGTGCTCCATCCTCTTCAAGAGTCAGTGGTTCATCATGCTGGCTGTCCTCAACTCGGCCATGAACCCTGTCATCTACACGCTGGCCAGCAAAGAGATGCGGCGAGCTTTCTTCCGGTTGGTGTGCGGCTGTCTGGTCAAGGGCAAGGGGACCCAGGCCTCCCCGATGCAGCCTGCTCTCGACCCGAGCAGAAGTAAATCAAGCTccagtaacaacagcagcagccacTCTCCAAAGGTCAAGGAAGACCTGCCCCATGTGGCTACCTCTTCCTGCGTCTCTGACAAAACCAGGTCGCTTCAGaatggggtcctctgcaagtga